The genomic stretch GCAGCACCGTGGGCCGGACCCGGCGGACCACCTCCGCGAGCCCGACGCCCGACCCGCCCATGGCCCAGCCGGCGACCTCGTCGCCCGGGCGGGCGTAGGGCCGCTGGAAGTCCCGCAGGTCCGGCATGTCATCGCAGAGCAGGCCCTGCTGGTCGACCGCCCAGATCCGGCGGGTGGCCGGCTCCCGGTCCAGGCCGTCGCGAACCATCGCGTCACGTAGCTGGTCCGCGATGCCGATGCCGGCCGTGCCCGCGCCGAAGACCACGATCCGCTGCTCGCGCAGCGGCGTGCCGGAAATGCGGACGGCGGCGAGCACGGCGGCCAGCACGATGGCGCCGGTGCCCTGCATGTCGTCGTTGAAGGCGGGGACGCGGCCGGTGTACTTCTCCAGGATGCGGCGGGCGTTGCCCGGGCCGAAGTCCTCGAAGTGCAGCATGGCCTCGGGGAAGAGTCGCGTGGCCGCGGACACGTAGGCGTCGATGAACGCGTCGTACCGCTCGCCGCGCACCCGCGCGTGCCGCAGCCCGACGTAGAGGCGGTCGTTGAGCAGCGCCTCGTTGTCGGTGCCCACGTCCAGCGCGACCGGGATGACCCGGGCCGGGTCGATCCCGGCGGCCGCGGTGTAGACCGCCAGCTTGCCGGCGGCGATGCCGGCGCCGCCGCCGACACCCCAGTCCCCGATGCCGAGGATCTGCTCGGCGTCGGAGGCCACGATCAGGTCCACGTCCCCACGCCCCAGGCCGGCGTTGCCCAGGGCGCGCTCGATGCCGTCGATGTCGTCGATGGACAGGTAGACGCCCCGGGGGCGGCGGTACTCGTGACTGTAGTTCTTGATCGCCTCGGCCACCGTGGGGTCGTAGACGATCGGCAGCATCTCGCGCATGTGGTCGGCCAGCAGGCGGTGGAACAGCACCTCGTTGCGGTCCTGCAGCGCGCCGAGGAAGACGTTCTTGGCCAGGTCCGTCGGCTGGCGCCGGAACTGCCCGTACGCGCGGGCCGCCTGCTCGTCCAGCGTCTCGACCGCCGGCGGGAGCAGCCCGTCCAGGCCCAGCCGCGCCCGCTCATCGAGCGTGAAGGCGGTGCCCTTGTTCAGCAGCGGGTCGTCGAGCACGTTCCGGGCCATGACCTCGTGCTTTCCGCCCGCCGCCCAGGACACGCACCGCGAAACGGAGATCGTCGGTCACGCCGCGCCCAGCCGGTGGGCCAGGCGGTCCAGGGACAGGTTGATCAGGATGAAGATGGCCGCGATGAGGATCGCCGCCGGGATGACGTTGGAGAAGTTGGCCGCGATCCCGTTCAGTCCACGGTCGACCAGCTCGTCGTAGCCGACGATGAGCCCGAGCGCCGAGTCCTTCAACAGCACGATGAACTGGCTGACCAGGGCGGGCATCATCGCCCGCACTGCCTGCGGCAGCAGCACGAGGCGCATGACCTGCCCCTTGCGCATGCCCACCGCGTACGCCGCCTCCCGCTGCCCCTTCGGCAGGCTCTGCACCCCGGCCCGGATGATCTCCGCGATCACGGACCCGTTGTAGAGGGTGAGCCCGAAGACGACCGCGGCGAAGGCGGAGATGTTCACGCCGATGAGCACGAACGAGCCGAAGAAGGCGAAGAAGATCAGCAGCAGCAGCGGGACGGCCCGGAAGAACTCCACCACCATGGCCGCCGGCACCCGGATCCACCGATGGTCGGACATGCGGGCGGTCGCGAACACCAGCCCGAAGAGCCCGGCCAGCACCACCCCCGCCACGGCCGCGCCCAGCGTCCCGGCCAGGCCGGGCAGGATGAACGTGGCCCACACGTCCCCCCGCAGCAGCGGCAGCCACTTCTCCGCCGCCCACTGCTCCTTCTGGTCGAAGCGCACGTACACGACGTACGCGATCGCCAGCAGCGCGAGCGCGACGACCGCCGCCAGCACCCGGTTGCGGCGGATACCGCGCGGCCCCGGCGCCTCGTACAGGTTGGCGTAGCTCATCGGGCCACCGCCATCCGCTTCGACAGCCAGCCGAACAGCAGCCCCATCGGCAGGCACAGCAGCACGAACCCGGCCGCGAAGCCGAGGAAGATCTCGATCACCTGGTCCCCGTACGTCTCGATCATCTCGCGCATCCGGACCGACGCCTCGCTCACGCCGACCACCAGCGCGATCGTGGTGTTCTTGGTCAGCGCGATGAGGATGCTGCCCAGCGGCGCCACGACCGCGCGGAACGCCTGCGGCAACGTGATCAGCCGCAGCGTCTTGACGAAGCCCAGCCCCAGCGACCGGGCCGCCTCGGCCTGCCCGACCGGCACCGTGTTGAGCCCGGAGCGCAGCGCCTCGCAGACGAACGCCGAGGTGTAGGCGGTCAGCCCGATGACCGCGAGCCAGAAGTTGTTGGTCGCGATGTCGTCGGACAGCTCGACGCCGAGGTTGGCGCCGATGCCGAGGCCGGTGAACAGCAGCACCAGCGTGAGCGGCGTGTTGCGGGCCACCGACACGTAGACGTTCGCCGCCCCGCGCAGGGAGGCCAGCGGGGCGACCCGCATGGCGGCCAGCACGGTCCCCAGCACCAGGGAGCCGAGCGCGCTGACCGCCGTCAGCCGTACCGTCATCCAGAACGCGACCAGGATGGTGTCACGTTCGAACAGCAGCGCTTCCATGGATCAGTACCGCTCCAGCTGCGGGGCCTGCGGCACGGCGAAGCCGGAGGCGCCCACGCTGGCCTGCAGTGCCTTCGTCCAGCTGCCGTCGGAGAACATCTTCTGCAGCGCGTCGTTGACCGCCTTGCGGCCGGCGGTGTCGTCCTTCTTCAGCCCGATGCCGTACTTCTCGGTGCTGAACGGCTTGCCGACCACCTTCAGCTTGCCCGCGTGCTGCGCGGCGTAGCCGGCCAGGATCACGTTGTCGGTGGTGAGGGCGTCGAGCTGGCCGCCGAGGACCCGGTCGACGCACGCCGAGTACGTCCGCTCCTCCTGCAGCTGCACCTGCTTGGCGTACTCCGTCTTGACCTTCTGCGCCGGGGTCGAGCCGGCGACCGAGCAGAGCTTCTTACCGTTGAGCGCCTCGGGGCCGGTCAGCGCCGCGTCGTCCGCCCGGACGAGCAGGTCCTGCCCGGCCACGAAGTACGGCCCGGCGAAGGACACCTTCTGCTTGCGGGCGTCGGTGATCGAGTACGTCGCCACGACCATGTCCACCTGGCCCTGCTCGATGAACGCCTCCCGGTTCGCGGACACGGTCTCCTTGAACGTGATGTTCGCGGGGTCGACGCCCAGCTCCTTGGCCACGTACTTGGCGACCTCGACGTCGAACCCGGCGAACGCGCCGTCCGGCGTGCGCAACCCCAGACCCGGCTGGTCCGCCTTCACCCCGATGACCAGCTTCTTGTCGTTCTTGGCCTTGTCCACGATGGAGGCGTACGACTCCGACCCGCCACCACAGGCGGTGGCCAGGACCATGACGGCGAAACCGGCGTAAAGGGATCTTCCAAACACGGGGGGCTCCTTAGTGAGTGAGGATCTTGGCGAGGAAGGACTGGGCGCGCTCGGTGCTCGGCGCGCCGAAGAAGCCGTCGGGGGTGTCCTGCTCGACGATCTCGCCGTCGGCCATGAAGACGACCCGGTCGGCGGCCCGCCGGGCGAAGCCCATCTCGTGGGTGACGACGACCATGGTCATGCCCTCGCGGGCGAGCGAGGTCATCACCTCGAGCACCTCGTTGACCATCTCCGGGTCGAGCGCCGACGTCGGCTCGTCGAACAGGATCACCTTCGGCTCCATGGCCAGCGCGCGGGCGATCGCCACCCGCTGCTGCTGCCCGCCGGACAACTGCGCGGGGAACTTGGCCGCCTGGCCGCCGATGCCGACCCGGTCGAGCAGCTCGCGGGCTTTGCGCACGGCCGCGTCCTTGGGCTTCTTCAGCACGTGGACCTGGCCGAGGACGACGTTGTCCAGGACGGTCTTGTGCGCGAAGAGGTTGAACGACTGGAAGACCATGCCCACCTCGGCCCGCAGCCGGGCCAGCGCCTTGCCCTCGGCCGGCAGCGGCGTGCCGTCCACGGTGATCGTGCCGGAGTCGATGGTCTCCAGCCGGTTGATCGCGCGGCACAGGGTCGACTTGCCCGCCCCCGACGGGCCGATGATCACGACGACCTCGCCCCGCCGGACGGTCAGGTTCACGTCCCTGAGCACGTGGTGCTCGCCGTAGCGCTTGTTGACCTGGTCCAGGACGATGAGGTCCGCCTGGCTCATGCGTCACGCTCCTTGCTGTCGGTCAGCGTTGGCGTAACCGTAGGAGCCGCATGTTCCGTGAAAAGGCTTGTGATCGTTCTGCTCAGAAATTAGCGATTCTGGTCAGCGGTGAGCAGGTTTGGACTGCTCGGGCATCGCCCCGGAGATGCCGATGGTGTCCCGGAAGGCCCGGTCCCACTGGCCGTCGGCCAGCCAGCGGGCGATCAGCCCGTTGAGGTAGTCGCGGAAGACCGTGTCGTGCTTGCGCACGCCCATCCCGTACGGTTCCCGCGCGAACGGCTCGCCGACCAGCCGCAGCGCGTTCGGATGCTGGGCCTGCAGGCCGAGCAGGATGGTGTCGTCGGTGGTGATCGCGTCCACGTGGCCTTCCAGCAGGGCCGGCACGCACTCGCTGTAGCCGTCCACGACCGCCGGGATCGCGCCGGACACCTCGTTGCGCAGCCGCTCGACCGATGTGGAGCCCTTGGCCGTGCACACCGTCTTGCCGGCGAGGTGGGACACGCCGCCGATGCGGGTGTCGGCGGCCCTGACCAGCAGGTCTTGCCAGGCGTAGTAGTAGGGATCGGTGAAGGTCACCAGCTGGGAGCGGGCCGGGGTGATCGAGTACGTGGCGATGACGAGGTCCACGACCTGCTGGGCGATGAAGTTCTCCCGCTCGCGCGAGACGGTCTCGACGAAGCGGATGTTGCGCTCGCTGCCGGTCAGGTCCTTGGCCACGAGCCGGGCCATCTCCGCGTCGAACCCGGTGATCCGGCCGGTCGCCGGGTCCTTGTAGCCGAACATCGGCTGGTCGAACTTGATGCCCACGATGAGCACGCCGCGGTCCCTGATGCGCGCCATGGTCGAGCCCTCGGGGAACGCCGCCGCGCTCGCGCATCCCGCGGGCAGCAGGCACAGCAGGACGGCGAGCAGGGCCCTGAGCCTGGTCACCGCGACCGGTACCGGTGCTGCGGGCGGCCGGTCGGCCCGTACTTCGGCCGGGCCTCCACCAGGCCGCGGTCGGCCAGATGCTCCAGGTAACGGCGGGCCGTGGCGCGGCTGACGCCGATCGAGGCGGCCAGCTCGTGCGCCGACACGTCCTCCTCGACCTCGGCCAGCGCGTCCAGCACTGCCTGCTCGGTGGCCGCGGAGATGCTCTTCGGCCGGTCCGCGTGGTCGATGTGGAGCAGGCGGAAGATCCGGTCGATCTCCTGCTGCTCGGTGAACCGGCCGCCGGACTCCAGCTGCTCGGCGGTCGCCGCGTACCGCAGCAGCGTCTGCTCCAGCGTGCCCGCCCTGGTCGGCTTGACCAGGTAGTAGAGGGCGCCGCGCTGGATGGCGGCGCGTACCGTCGCCGACTCCTTGCGGCCGGAGATCACGATGATGTCGGCCGGCGGCTGATCGGGCCGGCGCAGCCGGTGCGCCACCTCCAGCCCGGGCAGATCCGGCAGGTGCAGGTCCAGCAGGACCAGTCGCGGCGCGAACCGGCTCGCGGCCGCCAGCGCCGCGTGCCCGCTGTGCGCGATCCCCACCACCCTGAACCCGAGGACCCGGTTCACCTGCGCCTGGAGCGCGGCGGTCACGACCGGGTCGTCGTCCACGATGAGAACGGTGATGTCCCTGGATACAGGCATCGCCACGCTCCTCGCTTCTTCTGATAGCGGTTCTGAGCAGCTTAGGAGGCTTTTGTTAAATAAGATCGACTTTAGCGCATTCTGCTCACGGCGATCCTCCCATGAGCGCCCGATCCCTCCTACTCTGTAGCCGGGTGACAGGTTCGAACGACAGGGAGACGGACGCCGGTGAGATGGCTGCTCGCGGTGACGGCTCTGTGGACGCTGCTCGGGCTGCTGCCTCTGGCGCTGCTGACCGCCTCCAGCGTCTCCCTGACCGAGCAGGCGGTACGCGACGAGGTCACCGACCGCGTCAAGACCACCGCGTCAGTCAGCCGGGTCGTGGTGGAGCAGCAGATGAGCTCGCTCAAGCAGCTCGTCACCGCCTTCGCCCAGCAACCCCGGGTACGTGACGCGGTCGGAAACACCACTACCGCCACCCTGCGGGGCTACCTCGGCGAGCTGAAGCAGATGCGTGACGGCGTCAGCGGCCTGATCCTCATCTCGCCCGAGGGCGACATGCTGGGCGCCGAGCCGCAGAGCGCGCTGCCCCAGGACATCGGCAACACCGACTGGTACAACGCGGTGCGCGACCAGCGCCAGGCGTACGTCTCGCAGGCGTACACGCCCACGATGCGCGACCTGTCCAGAGCCGTCGCCGTGGCCGTGCCGATCCCGAGCGCCGACGGCAAGCGCATGCTCGGCATCCTCACCGTGGTCTACAGCCTGGACGCGATCCAGCGGTTCGCCAAGGACGCCGCCGAGGCGCAGGACATCCAGCTGCTGATCACCGACCAGGCCGGGGTGCTCGTCGCCGACCCCAGCAGGACGCTGTACGCGCTCACGTCCCTGCGCGAGGACCCGCGGGTGGACGCGGCGCTGGCCAGGCGCACCTGGAGCGGCACCTTCCGCGGCATCGACGGCCCGGTGTTCTCGGCCTCCGAGCCCATCCCCGGCGTCGGCTGGACGGTGACCGCCGAGGTCTCCGCCGCCGAGGCACTGGCCTCCGCCGAGCAGCTGCGCGGCAACGTGATGACCGTCGCGGCCCTGCTCGCGCTGCTCATCCTCATCGGCCTGGGCATCCAGATCCACACCACGCGCGGCCGCCGCCGGGCGCAGGCCACGCTCGCCAGATACGCGGCCGAGCTCGCCGACGCCAGGGACGAGGCGGTCCAGGCCTCCAGCGCCAAGTCCGAGTTCCTGGCCAAGATCAGCCACGAGATCCGCACCCCGATCAACGGCGTGCTCGGCATGAACTCCCTGCTCATGGGCACCCGGCTCGACGACGAGCAGCGCTACTACGCCACCACCGGCCAGGAGTCGGCCCAGAACGTGCTGCGCCTGCTCGACGACTTCCTCGACCTGTCCAGGATCGAGGCGGGTCACCTGCAGGTCGAGGCGGCGCCGTTCGACCTGCCGCGCCTGTGCGACGAAGTGGTGGCGCCGCTCGCGCCCCTCGCCTACGAGCAGGGCCTCTGGCTCACGCTCCGGCTCGACGAGCACGTGCCGCGGCAGGTGGCGGGCGACCCGGCGCGGCTGCGGCAGATCCTCACGAACCTCGTCGGCAACGCGCTCAAGTTCACCGTCCAAGGCGGGGTCGACCTGCACGTCACGCTGCACGAGGGGGAGCCGGGCAGCTCGCGGGTGGTGCTCGGGTTCGCCGTCTCCGACACCGGCATCGGCGTCGGCCCCGACGACCGGGAGCGCGTCTTCGGCGTCTTCCGCCAGGTCGACTCGCCCATCACGCGCCGGACCGGCGGGAGCGGCCTGGGCCTGGCCATCGCCAGGCAGCTCACCGAGCTCATGGGCGGGGAGATCGGGCTCGACAGCGTGGAGGGGGTGGGCAGCCGGTTCTGGGTGCGGCTGCCGGTGGACGTCCTGACGTGGTCGGAGCCGGGGGCCGGGGCGCTGGAGGGGCGGCGCGCGCTGGTCGCCGACCCGCGCCCTGAGGACCGGGCGCTGGCCGGACGGTACCTGTCCGACGCGGGGCTCTCCGTGGAGGAGACCAGGGACGCCCGGTCCGCCCTGGCCCGGCTGCACGACGCGGCGGCGGGCGGGAGCCCGTACGAGCTGGCCGTGGTGGCGCTCGACCTCGGCTCAGGGGAGCTCGGCCCTGGGGAGCTCGGCGCTGCCCAGGAGGGCCAGACGCTCGCGCACGCCATCCTCAACGACCCGCTCCTGCAGGCCACCAGCGTCGTCGTGGTCGTCACGCCGGGCCGGGCCCGGTTCGCCTGGCCGGCGGCCGGGGACCGGGCCGTGCAGTCGATCACCCGGCCGCTCAGCCGGCGCCGCCTGCTCGCCGCCGTGGAGAACGCCCTGGGCACCGTGGAATGCCCCGGGGAGCCACGCGAGGGCACACCGGTCACCACGGGCGCCTCCGGGGGCGTGCGCATCCTCGTGGCCGAGGACGACGAGGTCAGCCGCCAGGTGGCGATGCTCGTCCTGCGGCAGGCCGGG from Nonomuraea polychroma encodes the following:
- a CDS encoding NAD-dependent malic enzyme; protein product: MARNVLDDPLLNKGTAFTLDERARLGLDGLLPPAVETLDEQAARAYGQFRRQPTDLAKNVFLGALQDRNEVLFHRLLADHMREMLPIVYDPTVAEAIKNYSHEYRRPRGVYLSIDDIDGIERALGNAGLGRGDVDLIVASDAEQILGIGDWGVGGGAGIAAGKLAVYTAAAGIDPARVIPVALDVGTDNEALLNDRLYVGLRHARVRGERYDAFIDAYVSAATRLFPEAMLHFEDFGPGNARRILEKYTGRVPAFNDDMQGTGAIVLAAVLAAVRISGTPLREQRIVVFGAGTAGIGIADQLRDAMVRDGLDREPATRRIWAVDQQGLLCDDMPDLRDFQRPYARPGDEVAGWAMGGSGVGLAEVVRRVRPTVLLGTSTAGGAFTEEIVKAMAAEVDRPVILPISNPTERMEARPDDVIRWTDGRALVATGVPADPVEHDGVTHVIGQANNAMVYPGLGLGTVVSRARRISDGMLQAAAEAVAGMVDVATPGASLLPEVENLRIVSATVAVAVARRAAEEGLARVELGNPVQQVQDAMWEPAYRPADGR
- a CDS encoding amino acid ABC transporter permease, giving the protein MSYANLYEAPGPRGIRRNRVLAAVVALALLAIAYVVYVRFDQKEQWAAEKWLPLLRGDVWATFILPGLAGTLGAAVAGVVLAGLFGLVFATARMSDHRWIRVPAAMVVEFFRAVPLLLLIFFAFFGSFVLIGVNISAFAAVVFGLTLYNGSVIAEIIRAGVQSLPKGQREAAYAVGMRKGQVMRLVLLPQAVRAMMPALVSQFIVLLKDSALGLIVGYDELVDRGLNGIAANFSNVIPAAILIAAIFILINLSLDRLAHRLGAA
- a CDS encoding amino acid ABC transporter permease, which gives rise to MEALLFERDTILVAFWMTVRLTAVSALGSLVLGTVLAAMRVAPLASLRGAANVYVSVARNTPLTLVLLFTGLGIGANLGVELSDDIATNNFWLAVIGLTAYTSAFVCEALRSGLNTVPVGQAEAARSLGLGFVKTLRLITLPQAFRAVVAPLGSILIALTKNTTIALVVGVSEASVRMREMIETYGDQVIEIFLGFAAGFVLLCLPMGLLFGWLSKRMAVAR
- a CDS encoding glutamate ABC transporter substrate-binding protein, which codes for MFGRSLYAGFAVMVLATACGGGSESYASIVDKAKNDKKLVIGVKADQPGLGLRTPDGAFAGFDVEVAKYVAKELGVDPANITFKETVSANREAFIEQGQVDMVVATYSITDARKQKVSFAGPYFVAGQDLLVRADDAALTGPEALNGKKLCSVAGSTPAQKVKTEYAKQVQLQEERTYSACVDRVLGGQLDALTTDNVILAGYAAQHAGKLKVVGKPFSTEKYGIGLKKDDTAGRKAVNDALQKMFSDGSWTKALQASVGASGFAVPQAPQLERY
- a CDS encoding amino acid ABC transporter ATP-binding protein, which translates into the protein MSQADLIVLDQVNKRYGEHHVLRDVNLTVRRGEVVVIIGPSGAGKSTLCRAINRLETIDSGTITVDGTPLPAEGKALARLRAEVGMVFQSFNLFAHKTVLDNVVLGQVHVLKKPKDAAVRKARELLDRVGIGGQAAKFPAQLSGGQQQRVAIARALAMEPKVILFDEPTSALDPEMVNEVLEVMTSLAREGMTMVVVTHEMGFARRAADRVVFMADGEIVEQDTPDGFFGAPSTERAQSFLAKILTH
- a CDS encoding glutamate ABC transporter substrate-binding protein, yielding MTRLRALLAVLLCLLPAGCASAAAFPEGSTMARIRDRGVLIVGIKFDQPMFGYKDPATGRITGFDAEMARLVAKDLTGSERNIRFVETVSRERENFIAQQVVDLVIATYSITPARSQLVTFTDPYYYAWQDLLVRAADTRIGGVSHLAGKTVCTAKGSTSVERLRNEVSGAIPAVVDGYSECVPALLEGHVDAITTDDTILLGLQAQHPNALRLVGEPFAREPYGMGVRKHDTVFRDYLNGLIARWLADGQWDRAFRDTIGISGAMPEQSKPAHR
- a CDS encoding response regulator codes for the protein MPVSRDITVLIVDDDPVVTAALQAQVNRVLGFRVVGIAHSGHAALAAASRFAPRLVLLDLHLPDLPGLEVAHRLRRPDQPPADIIVISGRKESATVRAAIQRGALYYLVKPTRAGTLEQTLLRYAATAEQLESGGRFTEQQEIDRIFRLLHIDHADRPKSISAATEQAVLDALAEVEEDVSAHELAASIGVSRATARRYLEHLADRGLVEARPKYGPTGRPQHRYRSR
- a CDS encoding hybrid sensor histidine kinase/response regulator, with the protein product MRWLLAVTALWTLLGLLPLALLTASSVSLTEQAVRDEVTDRVKTTASVSRVVVEQQMSSLKQLVTAFAQQPRVRDAVGNTTTATLRGYLGELKQMRDGVSGLILISPEGDMLGAEPQSALPQDIGNTDWYNAVRDQRQAYVSQAYTPTMRDLSRAVAVAVPIPSADGKRMLGILTVVYSLDAIQRFAKDAAEAQDIQLLITDQAGVLVADPSRTLYALTSLREDPRVDAALARRTWSGTFRGIDGPVFSASEPIPGVGWTVTAEVSAAEALASAEQLRGNVMTVAALLALLILIGLGIQIHTTRGRRRAQATLARYAAELADARDEAVQASSAKSEFLAKISHEIRTPINGVLGMNSLLMGTRLDDEQRYYATTGQESAQNVLRLLDDFLDLSRIEAGHLQVEAAPFDLPRLCDEVVAPLAPLAYEQGLWLTLRLDEHVPRQVAGDPARLRQILTNLVGNALKFTVQGGVDLHVTLHEGEPGSSRVVLGFAVSDTGIGVGPDDRERVFGVFRQVDSPITRRTGGSGLGLAIARQLTELMGGEIGLDSVEGVGSRFWVRLPVDVLTWSEPGAGALEGRRALVADPRPEDRALAGRYLSDAGLSVEETRDARSALARLHDAAAGGSPYELAVVALDLGSGELGPGELGAAQEGQTLAHAILNDPLLQATSVVVVVTPGRARFAWPAAGDRAVQSITRPLSRRRLLAAVENALGTVECPGEPREGTPVTTGASGGVRILVAEDDEVSRQVAMLVLRQAGHEVETVEDGEQAVRAVLAGGYDLVFMDCQLPVLDGLAATEEIRSREETRTPIIAMTAAAMPDDRIRCLEAGMDDHLAKPVDWPRVLARIPEWASYAGLPPELAGLSAEAVADVAQAYLATARQTFEDLLRAARDGDLPEVAALAHRLKGSCATVGAGREAALCQRVEELARTGNLEEELLEDLDELLRATPEWMNAHQS